GGTTTCCCTGGAGAAACAACTTTACGAAGCGGTCGGCATACTGGTCCCAGAGATCTATTTGATTCATGTACTGCACAATACCTTCGAAAGGGATACCATCCAGCGCCCGAAGCTGGTCATCGATTGTTTCCAGGAAGTGGATCTGCTTGCCAAGGCGGCGGGCGAGCTGGTACGCCTCCATGTCCATCGAATGCTTCCATCCTTTTGTCCTCACATACGCAGACCATGTGGCAAAGAAAGCCATCCAGGGTCGGGCTCCCCGTGCGTGTGTTTCCAGAAAATTCTGCCGTACCTGCCGGATGAGCCCGAGACCTGTGGCAGACTGACTCACAGCGAGACCAGCTAAACGGTCATTGATCTTCTTAGCTGCTTCAGGACGTATCGCATCTACGACCGAACGTGTACCGTCCCCATCAAGGCCATACTCTGCGACCCTTTTCATGCTCTCGGCATCAAGAGGGCCCTCAAAAAGGATTGTGTCAGCATTCCTTATTTCTGTAGTAAGCTGTCGCTTGAAACCGTACCGAAAGAAGTGAGCGGAGCCTACAAGACACGAGGTGCGACCGTCGCGCTCAAGCCGCCACAGCATCCGTAACGGTCTTTTCCACATCATAACTTATCTCCGAGCAGACGTATCAGGGGGTTGACTTTTGCCCTTGTATATTTTCTCTCGCAGAACTGATACGTAAGAAAAGGAGCGCCGCCCCATTTCTCTTTGAACCTCCTGATTCCAGCATTCACACCCAGCCCGAGGTTGATATGCTGTTTCTTCTCTCGCTTTGCTGACTCGATCATCTCGAGGAAAAGCAGGTCCGATGCGTGCGCCACGTAATGCTTTCGCGAGTAGCACCCCACCACGTACGTGGCAAATACCTTCGCGGACAGATCGACGACAAAGAGCGCAGAAAGCCCGCCATTACTATCGTACGCAGCCAATACTTCCGCAGCGGAGCAGGCGGCAACGTAGTCAGGCATTGCCCTGTAGAGCTCACGGATCATCGGCGGCACTGTTTTCCTCTTCAGGAACTCTTTGATAAGCGCAGCATGCTTTTTCGAGAAGTTCCCGGAGCGCTCGACGCGCAGTACGGATGCCGCTTTCTGTGCCTGCCGCAGCAGAGATGCCGGATGCGGGGCATCGACGTCAATCCGGTAGTAATTGTCGCTCTGCTGCTCCGTGCTTCCATGCAGTATGGCCGAGGGGATCCGAGGCCCTACAAACCAGAGGTACTCCGGCCGAAATGCAGCGAGCGCTCTCTCAACTGCGGCTACGCACGTAGTTTCAGAACAA
This DNA window, taken from Syntrophorhabdales bacterium, encodes the following:
- a CDS encoding TraB/GumN family protein, translating into MMWKRPLRMLWRLERDGRTSCLVGSAHFFRYGFKRQLTTEIRNADTILFEGPLDAESMKRVAEYGLDGDGTRSVVDAIRPEAAKKINDRLAGLAVSQSATGLGLIRQVRQNFLETHARGARPWMAFFATWSAYVRTKGWKHSMDMEAYQLARRLGKQIHFLETIDDQLRALDGIPFEGIVQYMNQIDLWDQYADRFVKLFLQGNLGEMLNSPLRFPTRCESILDDRDPVLFERMKPFAQEGGALAFVGTSHVPGILKRFESEGYAVRQVIG